Proteins from one Chroococcidiopsis sp. CCMEE 29 genomic window:
- a CDS encoding zinc-dependent metalloprotease, translated as MKRLLLYIVLFSLVLGIALTGARPPLAKQQIEKTSLLASQLSVGVTKVNKQLEFQPLGWVFKDTKKVVQQPLLQLVKDANNPDLADESTTKESKQSDLKPFDEVVKNTSAVKGLFTLYSNKEGSIYLEIKPEQLNKNYLSTVTMESGIGERGIYSGMPLHDFLFYFRRVNNNLHFVVRNVNFRTSPGSPQARSLDRSFSDSVLYSLPIKSIHPKHKTILIDLGDLLLKDLPGLSSALSSQLQVSYQLDEKKSYFGDVKGFPLNVEIESVYGFSADGKKTMPLPTLPDSRALTLRVRYSLSQLPENHSYQPRLADDRVGYFITAYQDFSIDNRKEPFVRYINRWHLEKQNPNLQLSPPKKPIVFWIENAVPLEYRDAVKEGILIWNKAFEKAGFKDAIEVRQMPNDAQWDPADVRYNTIRWINTVDGFFALGPSRVNPLTGEILDADIVVDGSFVRSLNQDYRNLVLQNQSQPTSLLSHLIGNNNLCNNGLTTEAESNSSPLSNLATAYDLCYGIEAANQFELGSMALSLFRNIMPSSDQMQDYIHQYLRLVIAHEVGHTLGLRHNFHGSTLLKPEEMNNTQITRTKGLTASVMDYIPPNLAPQGVRQGDYFPAAVGPYDEWTIQYGYTPTQAAHPLAEKRFLEQIAQHSVNPELAYATDEDTFDLDPNVNAWDNSGDVLRYSQWQLDNARAMWVRLNKRYPIKGESYSKVSELFDRVFLYYLRHTYYTTKYVGGQSFRRDHAEEFNERLPFEPIPVEKQRQALATLQKYVFAENAFNFPPQLLNKLAPSRWRHWGNEAIRGRLDYPIHDSIFAMQSFVLRQLLSSDRLTRLRDIELKSQPGQALAMPELFETLQNNIWTEVVQPDGRRSNISSLRRALQREHLEVMTTMVLRTVSVPEDARTLAWYNLRQLRDKLNKSISKSGKLDDYTKAHLEETRDRINKTLNAQIQSR; from the coding sequence ATGAAAAGACTGCTATTGTATATTGTTCTATTTAGTCTAGTTTTAGGAATCGCACTCACTGGCGCACGACCTCCTTTAGCAAAGCAGCAGATTGAAAAAACTTCGTTGCTGGCATCACAACTGAGCGTAGGGGTGACTAAAGTCAACAAGCAGTTAGAGTTCCAACCTTTGGGCTGGGTATTCAAAGACACCAAAAAAGTAGTACAGCAACCGTTGTTGCAGTTGGTTAAAGATGCCAACAATCCAGATTTAGCAGATGAGTCGACCACTAAAGAATCCAAGCAGTCAGATCTGAAGCCTTTTGATGAGGTGGTCAAAAATACTTCAGCGGTAAAAGGGCTGTTCACACTCTACAGCAACAAGGAGGGCAGTATTTACCTGGAAATTAAGCCAGAACAATTGAATAAAAACTACCTTAGTACCGTAACGATGGAATCGGGCATTGGTGAGCGCGGAATTTATAGTGGAATGCCATTGCATGATTTCCTATTCTACTTCCGCCGCGTGAATAACAATTTGCACTTTGTTGTTCGTAACGTGAATTTTCGCACTAGTCCAGGCTCTCCCCAAGCGCGATCGCTTGATCGCTCGTTCAGTGACTCAGTTCTTTATTCACTCCCGATTAAAAGCATTCACCCCAAGCATAAAACTATCCTGATTGACCTAGGCGACTTACTACTGAAAGATTTACCTGGATTATCATCGGCGTTGTCTTCCCAGCTGCAAGTTTCCTACCAACTGGACGAGAAAAAGTCTTATTTCGGTGATGTCAAAGGCTTCCCACTAAATGTGGAAATTGAGTCAGTTTACGGATTTTCTGCTGACGGCAAAAAGACAATGCCATTACCGACACTACCTGACAGTCGTGCCCTTACCCTGCGCGTTCGCTACAGTCTGTCTCAACTGCCGGAAAACCACAGCTACCAACCGCGCTTAGCTGACGATCGCGTTGGCTATTTCATCACGGCTTATCAAGACTTTTCAATCGATAATCGCAAGGAGCCGTTTGTCCGCTATATCAATCGTTGGCATCTAGAAAAGCAAAACCCGAATCTGCAACTGTCTCCACCGAAGAAACCAATTGTATTCTGGATTGAGAACGCCGTGCCGTTGGAGTATCGTGATGCCGTCAAAGAAGGTATTCTCATATGGAACAAAGCCTTTGAGAAGGCAGGATTCAAGGATGCCATTGAAGTGCGGCAGATGCCAAACGATGCCCAATGGGACCCAGCAGATGTACGCTACAACACGATTCGCTGGATCAATACAGTCGATGGATTTTTTGCCCTGGGACCATCACGGGTTAACCCCCTGACCGGAGAAATTTTGGACGCAGATATTGTTGTCGATGGCAGTTTTGTGCGATCGCTCAACCAAGACTACCGCAACCTTGTGCTACAAAACCAATCGCAGCCAACATCTTTGTTATCCCACCTGATAGGTAATAACAACCTCTGCAACAATGGTCTAACTACAGAAGCAGAGTCTAATTCCTCGCCCCTCTCAAACTTGGCAACAGCCTACGATCTTTGCTACGGAATCGAAGCAGCCAATCAATTTGAACTCGGGTCAATGGCATTGTCACTTTTCCGAAACATCATGCCAAGTAGTGACCAGATGCAAGACTATATTCATCAATATTTACGTTTGGTGATCGCTCACGAAGTGGGACATACTCTGGGCTTGCGCCATAACTTTCATGGCAGCACGCTACTGAAACCAGAGGAGATGAATAACACCCAGATTACACGTACCAAAGGTCTCACCGCATCGGTGATGGACTACATTCCCCCCAATCTTGCACCTCAAGGCGTGAGGCAGGGTGACTATTTTCCAGCTGCTGTTGGACCTTACGATGAATGGACAATTCAATACGGCTACACACCAACTCAAGCAGCTCATCCTTTAGCAGAGAAGCGTTTTTTAGAGCAAATAGCTCAGCATTCTGTCAACCCTGAGCTGGCTTACGCGACTGATGAGGATACGTTTGACCTAGATCCGAATGTCAATGCTTGGGATAACAGCGGTGATGTGCTGCGCTACTCACAGTGGCAACTAGACAACGCTCGTGCTATGTGGGTTCGGCTTAATAAGCGTTACCCAATCAAGGGCGAGAGTTACAGTAAGGTGAGTGAACTGTTTGATCGGGTGTTTCTATATTATCTGCGGCACACCTACTACACGACGAAATATGTTGGTGGACAGTCATTTCGCCGCGATCATGCGGAAGAATTTAACGAGCGATTACCATTTGAACCAATTCCGGTCGAGAAACAGCGGCAGGCGTTAGCGACACTGCAAAAGTATGTTTTCGCTGAGAATGCTTTCAATTTTCCGCCACAATTGCTAAATAAGTTAGCACCGTCGCGCTGGAGACACTGGGGTAACGAGGCGATCAGGGGTCGCCTTGATTATCCAATTCACGATAGCATCTTTGCCATGCAAAGCTTTGTATTGAGACAATTGTTATCTAGCGATCGCCTAACTCGGCTGCGGGATATTGAACTCAAGAGCCAGCCTGGGCAAGCGCTGGCAATGCCAGAATTGTTTGAGACTCTGCAAAATAACATTTGGACTGAGGTGGTTCAACCAGACGGCAGACGTTCCAATATTTCTAGTTTGCGTCGAGCTTTGCAACGCGAACACCTAGAGGTAATGACGACCATGGTGTTGCGAACTGTATCTGTGCCGGAAGATGCTCGCACATTAGCTTGGTATAATCTGCGCCAACTGCGGGATAAGCTCAATAAGTCAATCTCGAAATCTGGCAAGTTGGATGACTACACCAAGGCACACCTGGAAGAAACGCGCGATCGGATCAATAAAACTCTAAATGCCCAGATCCAATCGAGATAA
- a CDS encoding AraC family transcriptional regulator, translated as MTLILNQSDWDELCQQAPKPQVDNLVLDDFEELTGVPECLARGYNRAMELSPGVWLSLSDYTYCQDCMLKEVAHDHLIQIMILLSGFLYFDDVYPNLGGTRSYFSGSGISPAYVKKHRSGERVTWVNIEIEPESLESFFLDDRQRHSDPMKQLFKGEDWKLSFYPTVTAKMRSLAQQLWNAPYQSGKRRMYLQAKVFELLAMQLDLIGVGQNQQPDDLPKPTMIARIYHARDIVLADLEHPPSVLELAQQVGVSVCTLQRRFQELFGMTVFGYLTDQRMELAEQLLRQGGCTVAEVATIVGYSNLGHFAAAFKRKFGITPRDCLSGRKLLLG; from the coding sequence ATGACGCTCATCCTCAACCAATCAGACTGGGACGAACTGTGCCAGCAAGCTCCTAAACCCCAAGTTGACAATCTGGTGCTCGATGATTTTGAGGAGCTTACAGGTGTACCAGAATGTCTGGCAAGAGGCTACAACCGTGCGATGGAGCTATCACCTGGAGTGTGGTTGAGCCTTTCGGACTACACATATTGCCAGGACTGCATGTTGAAGGAGGTTGCCCACGACCATCTCATTCAGATCATGATTTTACTATCAGGCTTCCTTTACTTTGATGACGTTTATCCGAATCTGGGTGGAACGCGCAGCTATTTTTCGGGCAGTGGAATTTCGCCTGCTTATGTCAAAAAGCATCGTAGTGGAGAGCGTGTAACCTGGGTAAATATAGAGATTGAGCCAGAATCGCTCGAGTCATTTTTTCTGGACGATCGCCAGCGTCATTCTGACCCGATGAAACAGTTGTTCAAAGGAGAGGACTGGAAGCTTTCGTTTTACCCCACGGTGACTGCAAAGATGCGATCACTAGCTCAACAGCTTTGGAATGCGCCGTATCAGAGCGGGAAGCGACGGATGTACCTTCAGGCAAAGGTGTTTGAACTGCTGGCGATGCAGCTTGATTTAATTGGGGTAGGGCAAAATCAGCAGCCAGACGATTTGCCCAAGCCAACGATGATCGCTCGCATCTACCATGCCAGAGATATTGTGTTAGCAGATCTGGAGCATCCGCCCTCGGTGCTGGAGTTAGCACAGCAGGTGGGGGTAAGCGTCTGTACGCTTCAGCGTCGGTTTCAAGAGTTGTTTGGCATGACGGTGTTTGGCTACTTGACCGATCAGCGGATGGAACTAGCAGAACAGCTACTGCGGCAAGGTGGTTGTACCGTTGCTGAGGTCGCCACAATTGTCGGCTACTCAAATCTGGGGCATTTTGCAGCGGCGTTTAAGCGGAAGTTTGGGATTACACCCAGAGACTGTTTATCGGGTAGAAAGCTTCTTTTGGGATAA
- a CDS encoding iron-siderophore ABC transporter substrate-binding protein, which yields MWTTCQILARERPFFAMIKKLRSAIILFLLVVKIIFRSFLAQVFRVVHSVLSSLRIAWRTQTILSRYNFLLIFLTTVAILVIVGCNSGTTEIEAKHTSSTVVQSPVETKVVTHALGEVEIPANPKRIVVLDESLLLDPVLALGVEPIGVISCQGCEENFRGIPDELVTGIPRVGSLGEPSLEKVIALKPDLILVRTWFKDSYDLLSKIAPTVMSDFFSMYDFKERLRYMAQVLGKSDRAEELLTQYQNRIQQLRQQLGNQLETKTISVIYLTGSADVFYTYNPDFLAYGQIINDVGLKLPLVQQNQKEWELTLSIEVLPEYDADVLFVMTEHLSTKFKEANPEPLSFLKQPIWSQLKAVQNNQVHKVNWTVGGPIGANRVIDDLYKYLVKTP from the coding sequence TTGTGGACAACTTGTCAAATACTAGCTAGAGAAAGACCATTCTTCGCAATGATAAAGAAGCTTAGAAGTGCAATTATTTTGTTCCTACTTGTTGTCAAGATAATTTTTCGTTCGTTTTTGGCTCAGGTTTTTCGGGTTGTTCATTCTGTTTTGTCAAGTTTACGTATTGCATGGAGAACTCAAACGATTTTGAGTCGTTACAACTTTTTACTTATCTTTCTGACAACCGTTGCTATATTGGTGATCGTAGGCTGCAATAGCGGGACAACAGAAATAGAGGCAAAGCACACAAGCTCAACTGTTGTGCAATCGCCAGTAGAAACAAAAGTTGTGACTCATGCCTTAGGTGAAGTTGAAATTCCAGCCAATCCGAAGCGGATTGTTGTATTAGATGAAAGTCTACTTCTCGATCCTGTGCTTGCGCTGGGTGTAGAACCAATCGGTGTCATTTCTTGTCAGGGCTGTGAGGAGAATTTTCGAGGAATACCTGACGAGTTAGTCACTGGCATTCCACGTGTAGGCAGTTTGGGTGAGCCTTCCCTAGAAAAAGTTATTGCTTTGAAACCAGATTTAATCCTGGTGCGAACATGGTTCAAAGATTCTTATGACCTTCTTTCCAAAATCGCGCCAACAGTAATGAGCGATTTTTTCAGCATGTACGACTTTAAAGAACGGCTGCGATACATGGCTCAAGTGCTAGGAAAGAGCGATCGCGCCGAGGAACTTTTGACTCAATATCAAAATCGAATCCAACAGTTGAGGCAACAATTGGGAAATCAACTAGAAACAAAAACAATATCAGTAATTTATCTCACTGGTTCAGCGGATGTTTTCTATACCTATAACCCAGATTTTCTAGCATACGGTCAAATTATTAATGACGTAGGATTGAAGCTTCCATTAGTTCAACAGAATCAAAAAGAATGGGAATTAACACTAAGTATTGAAGTCTTACCTGAATATGATGCCGATGTTTTGTTCGTTATGACAGAGCATTTATCAACCAAATTTAAAGAAGCAAATCCTGAACCTTTATCTTTCTTAAAGCAGCCCATTTGGTCACAACTTAAGGCTGTTCAAAATAATCAGGTACACAAGGTGAATTGGACTGTCGGAGGACCCATTGGAGCTAATCGAGTTATTGATGATCTCTACAAATACTTAGTAAAAACTCCTTAA
- a CDS encoding NF041680 family putative transposase: MDVLAQLKAFRQDAYERLGKAHDATFELTDAVMLTRNAYCLADFSLCPVFRRKWSSIYEALQDCRPQRQKLMQLYIKQMPDVEQIILAGDHTAWSRPEAVTLQERTSEHYTVGGGENRPITKGQGYSTIAWIPEAQGSWALPLRHERITSWESPIDKAVWQLSQVCQHLPQRPISLWDSEYGCAPFVLRTAQIAADKLMRLRSNLTLYGAPLPYCGKGRPRLHGDKFKLNDSSTWSVPVESLEVDEPQLGRVQISLWQNLHFRKAAGHPMSLLRVERLGKRPGKAVKPMWLTWIGQQMPTLAEVWRLYLRRFAVDHWYRFLKQRLHWTLPKLSTPKQCERWSDLMPLITWELWLARDIVTDRPLPWQNRSTKLTPGRVAQAMAGVIAVIGTPALPPKPRGKSPGWITGQPRLSKPRYPVVKKSVSRRKQSLPESA, from the coding sequence ATGGATGTTCTTGCGCAATTGAAGGCATTTCGTCAAGATGCATACGAACGATTGGGTAAAGCACATGATGCAACATTTGAGTTGACAGATGCGGTAATGCTGACGCGCAACGCTTATTGTTTGGCAGACTTTTCGTTGTGTCCAGTATTTCGCCGCAAGTGGTCTAGCATCTACGAGGCATTGCAAGATTGCCGACCACAACGGCAGAAGTTGATGCAATTATACATCAAGCAAATGCCTGATGTGGAGCAGATTATCCTGGCAGGAGACCACACAGCGTGGTCTAGACCAGAAGCAGTAACACTCCAGGAGCGAACGAGCGAACATTACACAGTAGGAGGAGGTGAAAATCGTCCAATTACAAAGGGGCAAGGTTACAGCACGATTGCATGGATACCAGAAGCTCAAGGCAGTTGGGCACTGCCATTACGACATGAGCGGATCACCAGTTGGGAATCCCCGATTGACAAGGCAGTATGGCAACTCTCACAAGTATGTCAACATTTACCACAACGACCAATTTCTCTATGGGATAGTGAATATGGTTGCGCTCCTTTTGTTTTAAGGACTGCCCAGATTGCAGCAGATAAGTTGATGCGTCTGCGCTCAAACCTGACTTTGTATGGCGCACCGCTGCCCTACTGTGGCAAAGGCAGACCGCGACTTCATGGTGACAAGTTTAAACTAAATGACTCTTCTACTTGGTCTGTGCCAGTAGAAAGCTTAGAGGTTGACGAGCCTCAACTGGGACGAGTACAAATTTCCCTATGGCAGAATTTGCATTTCCGTAAAGCTGCAGGACATCCCATGTCGTTACTCAGAGTAGAGCGCTTGGGCAAACGCCCAGGAAAAGCCGTAAAACCAATGTGGTTGACTTGGATTGGTCAGCAGATGCCAACCTTGGCTGAAGTTTGGCGGTTATATCTGCGCCGCTTTGCTGTCGATCATTGGTATAGATTTTTGAAACAACGTCTACACTGGACACTGCCCAAGCTCAGTACACCAAAGCAATGTGAGCGCTGGAGTGATTTGATGCCGCTGATCACTTGGGAATTGTGGCTAGCACGTGATATCGTTACCGATCGACCCCTACCTTGGCAGAATCGCAGCACGAAATTAACCCCAGGAAGAGTTGCCCAAGCTATGGCTGGAGTAATAGCGGTGATTGGTACTCCAGCACTGCCACCAAAACCACGCGGAAAGTCCCCTGGCTGGATAACAGGGCAACCTCGTTTGAGTAAACCTCGTTATCCTGTCGTCAAAAAAAGTGTGAGTAGGCGAAAGCAATCCTTGCCTGAGTCTGCTTAA
- a CDS encoding cation transporter — MSDDCCHKKAGEVSKLRKQQSRVLWTVLLINAVMFVVELGAGIRSASLSLTGDSLDMLGDALVYGSSLLVINQGRKAQARSALLKGSIMFLSAVAVFARASYQLFAQTMPEVRAMSAVGLIALFANLLCLFLLTRHRNDNINMSSVWLCSRNDIIANTSVLGAAFFVFLTNSLLPDLVVGLLLTVVFVKSASKVVSQSWRELQQA, encoded by the coding sequence ATGAGTGATGATTGCTGCCACAAGAAGGCTGGCGAAGTGTCCAAACTCAGAAAACAGCAGAGTAGAGTTTTGTGGACCGTTCTGCTCATCAATGCCGTAATGTTTGTGGTGGAATTAGGAGCTGGTATTAGGTCTGCATCACTTTCGCTGACGGGAGATTCGCTCGATATGCTAGGGGATGCGTTGGTTTATGGTAGTAGTCTTTTAGTCATCAACCAAGGGAGGAAGGCTCAAGCAAGGTCGGCACTGCTCAAGGGGAGCATTATGTTTTTGTCAGCTGTGGCTGTCTTCGCCAGAGCCAGCTATCAGCTATTTGCTCAGACAATGCCAGAGGTGAGGGCAATGAGTGCGGTAGGGTTAATAGCCTTGTTTGCCAACTTGCTGTGTCTATTCTTATTGACTAGACACAGAAACGACAATATTAATATGTCCTCGGTATGGCTTTGTTCTCGCAATGATATCATTGCTAACACTTCTGTTCTGGGAGCTGCTTTTTTCGTATTTCTGACAAACTCTTTGCTACCCGATTTAGTTGTCGGACTTCTGCTCACCGTAGTCTTTGTCAAATCAGCTTCTAAAGTTGTTTCTCAGTCTTGGAGAGAATTACAACAAGCCTAA
- a CDS encoding metalloregulator ArsR/SmtB family transcription factor, with protein sequence MTKPKPDDVCQVRCFNIDLVTQVCEAMPGDEVLEEAQILFSALADKSRLKILYALSNNQELCVCDVASMLGVKVAVASHHLRKLRDLKILKYRNDGKLAYYSLKDQRIVEVLYYALGQIAG encoded by the coding sequence GTGACAAAACCAAAACCAGACGATGTCTGTCAGGTGCGGTGTTTTAATATAGACTTGGTAACCCAAGTCTGTGAAGCAATGCCTGGGGACGAGGTTCTGGAAGAAGCTCAAATACTCTTCAGTGCTCTAGCAGACAAGTCACGACTAAAAATCCTCTATGCCCTCAGTAATAATCAAGAGCTTTGCGTCTGTGACGTAGCATCAATGCTTGGGGTTAAGGTAGCAGTTGCCTCCCACCATCTGCGAAAACTGCGAGACCTCAAGATACTCAAGTACAGAAATGATGGCAAACTTGCCTACTACTCACTAAAAGACCAACGTATTGTAGAAGTTCTCTATTATGCACTCGGGCAAATAGCAGGCTAG
- a CDS encoding TonB-dependent siderophore receptor, whose amino-acid sequence MSDQHLTGFFWKKLSLQVRLWLLAGLSGCVANGFVLSVGAQAIGESVEQCTEIGSDESLGLTDNLTGQTERQGVDLSVSPKLVVPPSPEISQLSQIEQPTTTVEEWIAQIEASLVQITGVRVEETEAGFQVILETENNFLEVPETRIVGNVLIADIPNAAIAEEFSQANPIKGIALVSVTELPGDRVRIAITGTDAPPVAEVTAEAQGLVLAVTLGDAGAGTEEDGIQVIVMGEQDESYNPSSVTTATRTDTPLRDIPQSIQVVPQQVLEDRNVRSLTEAVETVSGVVDGADVFGASTGARIIRGFFQEGNFRNGYRDVDFFYLTGVETIERVEVLKGPASVLFGALEPGGVVNVVTRQPLSEPYYNLAFEAGNYGFYQPSIDISGPLTTDDTLLYRFIASYQGEDSFQDFVTTNLTTIAPSITLNIGDRTDLNLYYEYLDYLGSPPENYTGVFSDGSFFPRNLYLGYPDFSFNNITTQRFGYTLNHELSDNWQIRNNFAVVASQVYEKYSIALNLVDDSFLELRSNDREYAQDNYFAQIDLLGEFNTGAIAHELLVGFDFNRNVEIFKSDAASAPNLDIFNPNYDVSEPDYAPRSNFNESTQSYGIYLQDQISLLDNLKLLIGGRFDWVSRNETVDEIDSPEQNDSAFSPRIGLVYQPNDVVSLYASYSRSFIPTFGFNPDDIAFEPTRGTQYEVGIKTDLLEGRLSTTLAAYHLTKSNITTSDPNDPDFSIQVGEQRSQGIELDITGEILPGWNAIVSYAYTDAETTEDTTIPVGNRLVGVPENQASLWTTYEIQTGDLKGLGFGIGLFYVGERAGDLDNSFELADYLRTDAAIYYRRDRFNAAINIRNLFDTDYIRASDGGSLFIQRGAPFTIIGSVSWEF is encoded by the coding sequence ATGAGCGATCAACATTTGACAGGGTTTTTCTGGAAGAAATTGTCGCTTCAGGTGCGGCTTTGGCTATTGGCGGGTCTGTCGGGGTGTGTTGCCAATGGCTTTGTGTTGTCTGTTGGGGCGCAAGCAATAGGCGAGAGTGTTGAACAGTGCACTGAGATTGGCAGCGATGAAAGTTTAGGATTGACAGATAACTTGACAGGTCAAACTGAGCGTCAAGGGGTTGATCTGTCTGTTTCGCCTAAACTAGTTGTTCCCCCATCTCCTGAAATTTCTCAGTTGAGCCAGATTGAGCAGCCCACGACAACTGTTGAAGAGTGGATCGCCCAAATCGAAGCATCACTCGTGCAAATTACCGGAGTGCGGGTGGAGGAAACCGAGGCAGGGTTTCAAGTCATTTTAGAAACGGAAAATAATTTCCTGGAAGTGCCGGAAACTCGCATTGTGGGCAATGTGTTAATTGCGGATATTCCGAATGCGGCGATCGCAGAGGAATTTTCCCAAGCAAACCCGATCAAGGGCATTGCGCTGGTGAGTGTGACGGAGTTGCCGGGCGATCGAGTACGGATTGCCATTACAGGAACGGATGCGCCACCTGTGGCTGAGGTAACGGCAGAGGCTCAGGGGTTGGTGCTAGCGGTAACGCTGGGTGATGCTGGGGCAGGAACAGAAGAAGACGGGATTCAGGTGATAGTGATGGGGGAGCAGGATGAGAGCTATAACCCGTCGAGTGTGACGACGGCAACGCGAACAGACACGCCTTTACGGGATATTCCTCAATCGATTCAGGTGGTGCCGCAACAGGTGCTGGAAGATCGTAACGTGAGAAGTCTGACTGAGGCAGTGGAAACGGTCAGTGGCGTTGTTGATGGCGCAGATGTCTTTGGTGCATCTACAGGAGCCAGAATCATCAGAGGATTTTTCCAAGAAGGAAATTTCCGAAATGGCTATCGAGATGTTGATTTCTTCTATCTGACAGGAGTGGAGACGATCGAGCGCGTGGAGGTCTTGAAAGGACCTGCCTCGGTTTTGTTTGGAGCATTAGAACCTGGTGGGGTCGTTAACGTTGTTACCAGACAACCTTTGAGTGAACCCTACTACAATTTGGCATTTGAGGCAGGAAACTATGGATTCTATCAGCCCAGCATCGATATATCAGGTCCGTTGACGACCGATGACACTCTGCTCTACCGTTTTATTGCCAGCTATCAAGGTGAAGACAGTTTTCAAGATTTTGTCACGACCAATTTAACTACGATCGCACCCTCGATCACGTTAAATATTGGAGATAGGACAGACCTGAATCTATATTATGAGTACCTTGATTATTTAGGAAGTCCTCCTGAGAATTACACAGGAGTTTTCAGCGATGGCAGCTTTTTCCCTCGGAATCTCTACTTAGGCTATCCTGATTTTTCCTTTAACAACATCACAACTCAAAGATTTGGCTACACGCTAAACCACGAGTTAAGCGATAACTGGCAGATTCGCAACAACTTTGCCGTGGTCGCTAGTCAAGTCTACGAAAAATATAGCATAGCCCTAAATTTAGTGGATGATAGTTTCTTGGAACTAAGATCTAACGATCGCGAATACGCACAAGACAACTATTTTGCACAAATCGATTTGCTTGGTGAGTTTAATACGGGAGCGATCGCACACGAACTCCTGGTAGGTTTCGATTTCAATCGCAATGTCGAAATCTTCAAATCGGATGCAGCCAGCGCTCCCAATCTAGATATCTTTAACCCCAACTATGATGTTTCGGAACCCGATTATGCTCCAAGATCTAATTTCAATGAATCCACCCAATCTTACGGTATTTATTTACAAGACCAAATCAGCCTTCTGGATAATCTAAAACTATTGATTGGTGGTCGTTTCGATTGGGTCTCACGAAACGAGACAGTCGATGAAATTGATAGCCCAGAACAGAATGATAGTGCGTTCAGTCCGCGAATTGGATTGGTTTATCAGCCCAACGACGTTGTTTCTCTCTATGCCAGCTACAGTCGCTCATTTATTCCAACCTTTGGTTTCAATCCAGATGATATAGCCTTTGAGCCAACTAGAGGAACCCAGTATGAAGTAGGCATTAAAACTGACCTTCTAGAAGGTAGACTTTCAACAACATTAGCTGCCTATCATCTCACTAAATCGAATATCACAACATCCGATCCGAATGACCCTGATTTTTCCATTCAAGTAGGGGAACAAAGAAGTCAAGGAATTGAATTGGATATTACAGGTGAGATTTTACCTGGTTGGAATGCGATCGTGTCCTATGCTTACACCGATGCAGAAACTACTGAGGATACCACCATTCCGGTCGGTAATCGATTGGTGGGTGTGCCGGAGAATCAAGCTAGCCTCTGGACAACCTATGAGATCCAAACAGGCGATTTGAAGGGTTTGGGATTTGGTATAGGGCTGTTTTATGTAGGTGAACGGGCAGGAGATTTAGATAACTCGTTTGAACTAGCCGACTACTTGCGTACCGATGCTGCAATCTACTACCGCAGAGATCGTTTCAATGCGGCTATCAATATCCGTAATCTATTTGATACAGACTATATCAGAGCATCAGACGGTGGAAGCTTATTTATTCAAAGAGGTGCGCCTTTTACAATCATCGGCTCTGTCAGTTGGGAGTTTTAA
- a CDS encoding transposase: MQKVLTQMNVQLHKVVSDITGTTGMTIIRAIVAGERNPQILAAKRHHRTKRSEAEIAAALNGDYRSEHIFVLQQELRLYDVYHAQIAACDRQIQECLAEFSDKVNLDESPLSQPKHPRNKPQGNEPAFDLRTHLYRISGVDFTAIDGLGILTVQTIISEVGLDPTRFPTVKHFTSWLGLCPCNRITGGKVKRSQTRLVVNPATNAFRMAAQTAGKSNSALGAFYRRLRSRLGTPKAITATAHKLARIFYRLWTTGGNYQDPGMDYYEQRYQERVINNLQKKALALGFELIPQPEANTVS; this comes from the coding sequence ATGCAGAAAGTTCTAACCCAGATGAACGTGCAACTGCATAAAGTAGTTAGCGATATCACTGGTACTACTGGGATGACAATTATTCGAGCAATTGTTGCTGGAGAACGAAACCCACAAATTTTAGCAGCTAAAAGACATCACCGTACTAAACGCTCTGAAGCTGAAATTGCTGCTGCTTTAAATGGTGATTATCGCAGTGAGCATATTTTTGTACTTCAACAGGAGCTACGACTTTACGATGTCTATCACGCTCAGATAGCAGCTTGCGACCGACAAATACAAGAGTGCTTGGCTGAATTTAGCGACAAAGTTAATCTCGACGAATCTCCGCTTTCGCAACCAAAGCATCCCCGCAATAAACCTCAAGGCAATGAACCCGCTTTTGATTTACGTACCCATCTCTACCGAATTAGTGGCGTGGATTTCACTGCTATTGATGGTCTTGGTATCCTGACGGTGCAAACCATTATTTCTGAAGTCGGTTTAGATCCTACCCGATTCCCAACTGTTAAACACTTTACTTCCTGGCTTGGTCTTTGCCCTTGCAATCGCATCACTGGTGGTAAAGTTAAACGTTCTCAAACTCGCTTGGTTGTTAACCCTGCTACCAACGCTTTCCGAATGGCGGCACAAACTGCTGGCAAGAGCAATTCAGCTTTAGGTGCCTTTTATCGTCGCTTACGTTCTCGCCTTGGTACGCCCAAAGCTATTACTGCTACTGCTCATAAGCTGGCACGAATTTTCTACCGACTTTGGACAACAGGAGGTAATTATCAAGATCCTGGCATGGATTATTATGAACAACGTTACCAAGAACGAGTTATTAACAACCTCCAAAAAAAGGCTCTAGCTTTAGGTTTTGAACTCATTCCTCAGCCCGAAGCAAATACGGTTTCTTAG